GTCAACTTTTTGTTATAATATTTATAATTTTTTTTACAAAAAAATATTTTTATTAAGAATAGGTTTACTTTTTAGTAACAATTGCGTTATTATGAACTCTAGTAAAACCGAATTTTTAAGGAGTTTAGTTATGGAAGACATAAAAAAGCCCATCAATAAATACCAACACAAATTAATCGTTTTAATATCAACATTAAATTATATAAATTCTACGTTTAAACAATACAATCAAAATAAAATACTATATTACTTCAATAATAACTTAAACAACAATGGCCAAAAAAAAGCTACACTCAAAACTCTACAAAGTTATTTATATAAACTAGAAAAAGAATTTCAAGTAACTAGTAACTATTACAGACATTTAGGAGAGAATTGCGGTACTGAAATTCATTATAAACTTAGATTTTCTAAAAAAATATGTCACTATAAAATCAATAGACATTTTAAAGACAAAAAAGAAGAAAGATTTCAACAACGTGCCAACTCATATCATCAACAAACATGCACTAATAATGGGAGTCTAAAGAAAAATGGGAGTGCAGAAAAATGGGAGTGTATTAATAATAATAGTAATAATAAGAATAATAAAAAGAAGAAGAAAGAGCTAAAAAAAACAGAAAGAGAAAATGCACAACTAGAAAAGTACATAAAAAAGTGTGAATTCAAAGATGATAAATATCTCTCTATTTTGAATTTAGAAACAACAAAAGAAATCAAAATAGAAAAGCTAATAGAACTGAAGAAAGAAGAGAATAAAAGAGAAAGAGAGCGAAATAAGAGCAATAGATTAATAGGAAGACAACAAGAATTAGAAAAGGCATTAGCAGAGACAAAGGAAGTATTAAAAAAAGAAGGATACGATGAAAAGCAATTAGAAACAGAAATACAAAAAGCGTATGAAAAGTATAAAGACAAGCCGCATTTTATCGTAGAGAGTAGTAAATACGGTGATTTAGGGCAGATAGTAAAAAGGATTAAGAAAACAGTCGAATGTAAGAAAAAAGGCAAAAAAGAAGACCACAAACAGATTAGAAATAATATATTTAGTATACTGATAGATCAGTTGAAGAACAAAGTAGAGGTTAAAGTTTTAGTTCCAATGTTAAGAAATTATTTAAGTAATCAGGTTGATTTGAAATATAGCCAAGTATTTAATAATCACTATTATTACGAAATTTTAGAGATGGTAGAGGGCAAAGAGCATTTAAAAATAGAAGAGTATGAAAAGATTGTTGACTAAGGATTTGTTATGGATAACGTATTAGAGCGTCTTAGAGAAAAAAAGATAGAAATTAAAGAAAAAGAAAATAAGTCTATCTTTGTAAAGATAGAAAATAAAAATGACAGAATGTTATACCATCTAAAGATAATGAAGGATATGTATATATTTAGGATTAATAAAAACCAAAAGCATAAATTTTTTGTTTCATTTAGAGGATTATTCAATCAAGAAAAAATAGGATTTATTCATTTATTTTCTCTAAAAGGAGATGACAAATTTTTAGGAATATTTTATGGATATAGGAAACCAATACAAAATATTGTAACTAGATATGAAGAGAATGGTGTTATGAAAGCATCTACTTTCTCAAAGGTTTATTATATAGAATTTAGATTTAAAAAGGGAAGCATATTTTGTTATTTAAAAGGAATTTCTTATTTAGTTAGAAAAGACAAGATAGATACACAATATTGCAAGACGTTTATCACAATACTTGAAACTTTAGAAAAACAAGTGTACGAATTTTACAATAAAAAATTGCCAAATGGGGGTATTATAAGAAAATGGATAGAAAAAAACCAGAAGTAATTACTTTTACAAATATTAAAGGAGGTGTTGGGAAAAGTACAAGTTCTATTATATTTGCTACATTGTTATCTAAAAAATATAAAGTGCTTTTGATAGATATGGATACACAAGCATCAGTGACCAGCTATTATTTTAATGAGATAAATTATCAAAATATATCAGTTTCCATTGTCAATATATATGAAGTTTTGATAGAATCGATAGATATTAATAAAGCAATAGTTGGTATTAGTTGTAATTTAGATATAATACCTAGTTATATGAGTTTATATTCTCTTAATGAAAAATATGAGTGTATTAATTGTAATAAAATTTTTGCATTAGGAGATTTGAAGTTAAAAAAACAAATTTCTTATTTAAAAGATGAGTATGATTATATAGTAATTGATACTAATCCTTGTTTGGGTTTTACGTTGAGACTAGCGTTGATACCTACTGATTATATAATAGTACCAATGACAGCCGAGCGATGGACAATTGAAAGTTTTGATTTGTTATCTGCTTATATGAGCAAATATGATTTAAAAATACCTATTTTTTTAATTGTTACTAGGTTTAAACACAATCTTACACATAAAGAGTTATTAAGTCAATTAGAAATCATGAATAATTTTTTGGGTATTGTATCAGAACGAGAGGATTTAAATAGGAGAATTGCTGAGAGTAATAGCTTTGATTTAAAAAAAGATTATATATTTGAGTATCAAAATGCTATAAATATTTTTTTATCGAAGGTTGAAGGTGTTACAAATATATAATTATGCGTTGTAACGCACAACTTAAAAGGAGGTATTATGAGTAAAAAGTTAGATTTGCAAGTTCAAAGACGAAATCTATCTGATAATATTAATCTATCAACTGAAGGTAATAATACGGGAGTAATATTAACTTCGGTAAATAGCCAAGTGGTTACAAATGAACAAAATTCATCGTTGGAATATTTTAAAGAATTAAAAAGAAAATTGATGATTAATTTAAAAGATGAGATACATGCAAAAATAACTGTTATGAAAATTTTAAAAGAAATTAATGACAAAGTACTTTATATACAAGAAGGTTATAAAACTTTTTCAGCCTTTATAGAAGAGTTTAACTTGGCTAGGACACAAGTTTATGGATATATAAGGATGGCCTCGGCTATAGATGAGGGGATTCTTAGTGAGGAGTATATAATTCAAAATGGGATTCAAAATTCTCTTCTTTTTATCAGAAGTACTAATAGTACTAATATTAAAAAATCAAGACAAAATCCGGTAAAACCATTAAGATTTCAACTTAAGAGCCAAGAAAGTTATGATTTTTATAAAAAAAATTCGAAGTTTACAAGTTTTGTATTAGATGAATTATTTATAGAAAAAAAAGATTGGCTTGAAACATTGATGAAAAAGTTCAATTCTTTGAGAGATCATTAGAATATGTGTTTTATTGTTGATTTGACGTTTTAAATACAGTATAACAATGACATTTATTTATTTAAAGACTTGCAAAGTAACAGTATTATTTTATTAGAAAAATTGGGATAATGACATTATGATAATGATAAA
The nucleotide sequence above comes from Borrelia duttonii Ly. Encoded proteins:
- a CDS encoding ParA family protein gives rise to the protein MDRKKPEVITFTNIKGGVGKSTSSIIFATLLSKKYKVLLIDMDTQASVTSYYFNEINYQNISVSIVNIYEVLIESIDINKAIVGISCNLDIIPSYMSLYSLNEKYECINCNKIFALGDLKLKKQISYLKDEYDYIVIDTNPCLGFTLRLALIPTDYIIVPMTAERWTIESFDLLSAYMSKYDLKIPIFLIVTRFKHNLTHKELLSQLEIMNNFLGIVSEREDLNRRIAESNSFDLKKDYIFEYQNAINIFLSKVEGVTNI
- a CDS encoding DUF226 domain-containing protein, whose protein sequence is MDNVLERLREKKIEIKEKENKSIFVKIENKNDRMLYHLKIMKDMYIFRINKNQKHKFFVSFRGLFNQEKIGFIHLFSLKGDDKFLGIFYGYRKPIQNIVTRYEENGVMKASTFSKVYYIEFRFKKGSIFCYLKGISYLVRKDKIDTQYCKTFITILETLEKQVYEFYNKKLPNGGIIRKWIEKNQK
- a CDS encoding chromosome replication/partitioning protein; the encoded protein is MSKKLDLQVQRRNLSDNINLSTEGNNTGVILTSVNSQVVTNEQNSSLEYFKELKRKLMINLKDEIHAKITVMKILKEINDKVLYIQEGYKTFSAFIEEFNLARTQVYGYIRMASAIDEGILSEEYIIQNGIQNSLLFIRSTNSTNIKKSRQNPVKPLRFQLKSQESYDFYKKNSKFTSFVLDELFIEKKDWLETLMKKFNSLRDH
- a CDS encoding plasmid maintenance protein, with amino-acid sequence MEDIKKPINKYQHKLIVLISTLNYINSTFKQYNQNKILYYFNNNLNNNGQKKATLKTLQSYLYKLEKEFQVTSNYYRHLGENCGTEIHYKLRFSKKICHYKINRHFKDKKEERFQQRANSYHQQTCTNNGSLKKNGSAEKWECINNNSNNKNNKKKKKELKKTERENAQLEKYIKKCEFKDDKYLSILNLETTKEIKIEKLIELKKEENKRERERNKSNRLIGRQQELEKALAETKEVLKKEGYDEKQLETEIQKAYEKYKDKPHFIVESSKYGDLGQIVKRIKKTVECKKKGKKEDHKQIRNNIFSILIDQLKNKVEVKVLVPMLRNYLSNQVDLKYSQVFNNHYYYEILEMVEGKEHLKIEEYEKIVD